The Candidatus Ancaeobacter aquaticus genome contains the following window.
CAAGATACTAGCGGACAGGAAAATTGTTGTATTGCCTTACAGTAGAACGTTGTACCTGATTTCCACCGGTGGACGAGATTTCGATCGATAATTTAAAAAAACGCAAGATATGGGGATGAGTAATGGGGATTATTATTTGGATAGTATTGTCAATTGTAGCTGGTATCATTGCTGAGCAGAAAGGGAGATCTGGGATCGGCTTTTTTTTCTTATCAGTGCTATTAAGTCCGTTTGTTGGGATTATTGTAGCGTTAGTTGTAAAACAGAATTATGCTAAAATTGAAGAGAAACAGTTAAAATCAGATGATTATAAGAAGTGTCCATTTTGTGCAGAGATTATCAAAAAGTCAGCTATAAAATGTAGATATTGTTGCGAAAATCTTGAATTGGAAAAGCCAGAGGCTACTAAAGGGGAAAATATTGTGGCTCCGAGTTGTATTGAAGCACTACAAAAGGGGGAATCCAACCCGCAACATAAGAATGGCATAAATCAAGATGTTGTGGATGAGAAAGTTATTCAGGAAAAAAGAAATGATGTTCTATGTGTGGGTAAGCTGTTGCCTTGGATCGGCAGAATAACGAGCTTTCATATTACAGTGATCATATTATTGCTTGTATCTGTGGCGGTGCTTTATACAGTGGTAAGCGATTATTATAAACTTATGCCAAAACAAGAATATAGTGAAATGGAAAAACAAGAGGGCAAAGTTTTAGCCGACAGTCAAAAAGTGGTAAAAGACGCGAAAGAGCTTCTAAGAGAGTCGTATCAAAAAACAAAAATTAAGGAACAAAATAAAGCATTTGGTTCGTTAGAGTTTGGTGACAGTGAAGATGTGGTGATAAAAAAGATAAGTCAAGATAGCAATATTACCATAAAGGATGGTTCTCATGGATATTTTGATACCACTATCTCTTTAGGGGACTATGAGTATACAATCTATTTTAATGATGCAAATGATGAACGAATAGCTTATAGCCGCAATATGTCAAGAAGTAATCGTTTAGCGAAGGTTGTGATAAGTTCTGAATGGCTAAAGTATGAGTATATTGTGGTTTTGCCTAAGAGATGGAATATTTTGGTCAAAATAATTAAAGATGTTTATGGCCCAGCAGATTATGAGATAGAGTATCCTTCCCCATTATCGATTGGGCGAATGAGGGTCAAGACCACTCACGCATGGTATTGTGGCAGGAAAACAATAATGGTGATGATAATGAAAGGCGACCCACTTTATTCGGCGCAATGTTGGATATATGATAATGAATTGATGGAAAAGCAAAACAAGATG
Protein-coding sequences here:
- a CDS encoding GlsB/YeaQ/YmgE family stress response membrane protein, with protein sequence MGIIIWIVLSIVAGIIAEQKGRSGIGFFFLSVLLSPFVGIIVALVVKQNYAKIEEKQLKSDDYKKCPFCAEIIKKSAIKCRYCCENLELEKPEATKGENIVAPSCIEALQKGESNPQHKNGINQDVVDEKVIQEKRNDVLCVGKLLPWIGRITSFHITVIILLLVSVAVLYTVVSDYYKLMPKQEYSEMEKQEGKVLADSQKVVKDAKELLRESYQKTKIKEQNKAFGSLEFGDSEDVVIKKISQDSNITIKDGSHGYFDTTISLGDYEYTIYFNDANDERIAYSRNMSRSNRLAKVVISSEWLKYEYIVVLPKRWNILVKIIKDVYGPADYEIEYPSPLSIGRMRVKTTHAWYCGRKTIMVMIMKGDPLYSAQCWIYDNELMEKQNKMEDDRKREDINQKKYLFGGGIKKEKNTETMMVTKKPYSPKKEFELKMSKLMEKYPIIYGKNDKGYWYESIGGKHYFNTAEEYEQIRSGAFEGEKDFKEIRWGHIKKGMKIAVRLLNGSVISGKVNKVNERSIVIDMYEGKAFITFDYDEISDISVVE